Below is a window of Micromonas commoda chromosome 14, complete sequence DNA.
GCGATATGCACCCCGGTGAAGGCGATGGACGGGATGCCCGTGCTGCCCTACTCTCCCGTGGTGTGCACCGAGTGCAGCGGCGTGCTGAACCCGTACTGTCACGTCGACTTTCACCAAAAACGGTGGCAGTGCTGCCTGTGCAACACCGGGAACTCGCTCCCCCGCAACTACCACGGTGAGGTCaccggcgcccgcccccacccgtcgtcccgcggcgcccgctcCGGATCTGTCGATAATTTTGATCCATCCCGCGCTCCCTCGCCTTCCACCCGTCTGTTGCCGTCACTCACCGCCCACCCtttcgcgccgacgaacgAACGCAGAGATCAACGAGAACAACCTCCCCGCGGAGCTCTTTCCCGGGTACACCACCGTGGAGTACCAGATGGAGAACAAGaacccgcggccgccgtgCTTCCTGATCGTGCTCGACACCGCCatgtccgcggaggagcttcAGGACGCCAAGGACTCGCTCGGgcagctcgtcgcgctcctgccGGAGGAGTGCCTCGTGGGCCTCATCACGTTCGGCGCCACGGTCACCGTTCACGAGCTGTGCGACGGGAACGCCTTTCCCAAGTCCTACGTCCTGAGGGGCACGGATGACGTGACCCAGGACCAGCTGAAGAAGCTGCTGAACCTGGAGCTCTCCCCGTCCGAGTACGCCTCTTACGATAAACAGAGGggcagcgccgtcgcggaggcttcCAACGCGCTGCGACGCTTCATCTTGCCGGTGTCGGAGTGCGAGTTCACGCTTCAGACGGCGCTGGATGAGCTGAGGCCGGACCCGTTCCCGCGGGAGCCGGGGATGAGGCCGTtccgcgcgacgggcgtggccatcgccgcggcgcagggccTGATCGCGGAGTGTCACAGCGCGcagggcgcgagggtgatGGTGTTCACGTCCGGGCCGTGTACCATGGGCCCGGGGAGCATCGTCGGGCGGGACATGTCGGAGACGATGCGAACGCACCAGGATTTCAACAAGGGGAGCGCCAAGCACTACAAGGCGGCGTCCAAATTTTATAACCAGCTCGGCATACGCctggcgacgcacgcgcacaCCCTCGACGTGTTCGCGTGCTCGTTGGACCAGGTGGGTTTGGCGGAGATGaagaccgcggtggaccaGACGGGCGGCGTGATGGTCCTCGCGGAGCAattcggcgccgaggcgtttCGGAGTTCGCTCCGAAGAATGTTTGCCAGGGACGcctccggcgcgctcgacatGTATTTCAACGCGACGTTCTCGGTGTTTTGCACGCCGCACGTGATGGTgtgcggcggcatcggcccgatgtccgcgctcgccgtcaaGAGCAAGTCCATCTCCGAGAACGAGGTTGGCATGGGCCAGACCACGTCGTGGCGAATCTGCTCGCTCAACTCGAACACCTCGGTGGCGGTGTATTACGAGATCGTGAACCAGCACTCCAACCCGATCCCCTCCGGCACCCCGTTCTACCTGCAGTTCTGCGTCCGGTACAAGCGAAGCAACGGGGAGATTCGGCTGAGGGTCATGACggtggcgcggcgctgggcggagacgtcgtcgtcgcacgacGTCGTGTCCGGATTCGACcaagaggcggcggcgcttctCGTCGCGAGGGTGTCGACGTTTAGGATAGAGCACGAGGAGACGTTCGACTTGCTCAGGTGGCTGGACAGGACGCTGATCCGCGTGGGGACCAAGTTCGGGGAGTACGCCAAGGACGCGCCGGAGACGTTCCGCATGCCCGGCCCGTTCGCCATCTACCCCCAGTTCATGTTCAACCTCCGCCGGTCTCAGTTTTTGCAGACGGCGAACAACACCCCGGACGAGACCGCGTTCTACCGGCTGATGATGGGACGGGAGACGGTGCTGAACTCGCTCATCATGATACAACCGACGCTGATGTCGTACACGTTCAACGGTCCGCCCATGCCGGTGCTgctggacgtcgcgtccatccAGCCCGACTGCATCCTCCTGCTGGACACGTTTTTCATGATTGTCGTTCACGCGGGCTCCACGATTGCCGCGTGGCGAAAGGCGAACTATCAGGACCAGCCCGAGCACGAGGCCTTCCGCGCCCTACTCGCGCAGcccgtggcggacgcggcgacggcgatgggcggGCGGTGTCCCACCCCGAGGCTGGTGGAGTGCGACCAAGGGGGCTCTCAGGCGCGGTTCCTGCTGGCGAAGCTCAACCCAAGCGCCACCCACaacacgagcgacgcgtcaATGCCGAGCTACGACCGCgccatgggcggcggcggcgggtacgacggcgcgggcggcggggcggagaTCATATTCACGGACGACATCTCCATGAACGTGTTCCTGCAGcacctcgccaagctcgccgtGCAGGGGTGATTTGAAATGGACAAATAATTCTTTTTAGCTAACACTTACACAACAGTCACAGTAAGACTCGAGGAGACTATTTGGGGTTAGTAAATGTGAGTTTCCGCCGGAAAAGCGCGCTATGATGGTAGACTAGGATGTGGCACTGCTCGGCACCCCGAATCCTCGGTCCGCGTCAGATTTCTAGACGTCTGTTTCTGTGGCGACTGCTCGTTCTCAGTCGCGCGCTGGACTCGCGCcacgggacgcgcgggacgtcgATAGCGAACCTCCGTCGGCCCGGGGTTGTCGTCGAAGAAGTGTTGGCGGCTGCGTCGCCGTCTGAGCAGGGAATGCTCGCCGAACATCCCCAGCTGGGGTGCCTGGCGGGATGCCTGTCACGCAACAGGAGAAACCGGGTGTACAGAGGGGAGACGAAGAGGGTGGTGATCGTCGGCGGTGgtttcgcggcggtgcacatGTGCGAGGAGCTGGCGAAGCAGCCCCACGACATTAAGATCACCATGATCTGCCCCAACGACCACCTGGACATCGCGTGGGCGTCCCCACGGGCCATCGCCAGGCCCGAGACCGCCAACCGCAACGTCATCCCGTTCCACAAGATCTTCGAGCGGAGCAagcacgcggcgagcatgGTGACGCACGTCCACGACACCGTGGCGTGGGTGACGGAGACGTACGTGGAGACCGCGATGAGCTGCGAGGTACGCTCCGTCcacgacccgccgcgtcgcgtcgcatccgaccgccccgcgtcgctcgaacCCGCCCGCCTACCCTttcccgcgctcgtccgtcCGTCAACCTTCCGATGTGTTCCatcggacgcgcgcgttcccgtTCCCGTTCGACCCTTGCCCcttcccgacgccgccgacccccGGACCCACCCAACCCCGCCGCACGCGCAGAAATACGAgtacgacgtcctcgtcatcggcaccggcgccaccTACGCCGAGGGCAGCGAGGCCAAGCGGCTCAAGTCCAACCACACCAGCATGAGCGGAAAAGATCGCGTCAAGGAACTGAGagagctcgcggagcgcgtgaagggcgccaagggcgtcatggtcgtcggcgcgggtcccacgggcatcgagctcgccgcagagctcggcgccgcgtaccCGCGAGTCCCCGTCAAGCTCGTCACGAACAAGTACGAGATCGGAGCCGGCATGCCCAAGCCGGTGAAGGCGGCGCTGCAACAGGCATTTGTTTCGAGGCCGAACGTCACAGTgatcgcgggcgagcgcgggtccgtcctcgacgccaagCGGCACGGGTGCGACGTGGTGTTCATGTGCGCGGGGATGGAGCCCAACACCagcttcctcggcggcgggtccctcAAGGCTTCGCTGGACGAGAAAGGTTTCGTCAAGACGGGACTTACCGGCCAGGTGCTCGGTTTTCCCAACGTCTTCGCTCTCGGGGATTGCGCCAAGtcgtacgccgcggatggAAGCGGGATGGAGATGATGAGCGAGCGGTACCGGCGCGAGCACGACACCGAGAAGTTCGCGCGACGAGTGTGCGCGTTGAACGTGCTGCGGTGCATCGCGGGTGAGGCGCTCGTGgacaaggcggcgaaggagcgccGATGGTGGCACGCGGTGGGTACCCACCGCGGGAgcacggctggcggcgggggggagGGATACGTGTaccccggcgcggtgatATCGCTGTCGCCGTCGGACAGCGTTGGGTACGTGCAGGGGAGCGTGGCGAGAGGTTGGTacatggcggcgaggaagcggAAGGATCTGTGGAGGATGCGGCTCAGCAAGAAGCTGACGGGGCACGACGGGCCCCACTACACGTGACGACGTAGACACCTGACAGCCGAACCCTTTTAGCTGCTAGCTATGTCGTAAATGACGAAAAACGAGCGCACtgccgccagcgcgcgacgcggaggcgcagactcgctgcgcgcggcggtcgcacGGCGAGGCCGTCATTAtgcgtccgtcgcgagcgctgcttcaggcggcgatggacaaGATCCACATGCGCGGCATGACGTTCACGGGATTTCACGGCGTCctggacgcggagcgcgcgttgGGCCAGAAATtcgtcgtggacgtcacCATGTCTACCGacacgcgcgaggcgggcgccagCGACGACATCGCGCACACCGTGGACTACGCGAGGGCGTACGACCTGGTGAAGCGGCGAGTGGAGAGCGACCCGGCGAACCTCATCGAGAAGGTGAGCGCGGACATCGCCAGGACCTTGCTCGAGGAATTTCccaccgtcgaggacgtgcgGGTGGGGGTGCGGAAACCGCACGTGGCGGTGAGCGGGGTGGTGGACTCGCTGGGGGTGGAGATTCACAGAAAACGAGGCGAGCGGTTctgacgtcggcggcggcgcgcgcgtcgagacgcgagaggacgcggagaggaggacgagcggcTTCGGGGTCCAGGGTTTGGTTTTACATCCCACCTTCGGTGACGATGTCATAATCTTAGTGCtactcgccgcgtcgatgagcTACCGGGAGACTCCTCGGGTCACCGACCTTCCCCTCTGCGCCGTCCCGCTCCGCCTCCCCACCGCGTCCCCGACTCCCACGACGGTCTCGTCTATCAACACGTCCATGGTACCCAAGACGCTCTCCGGCACCccgcccgtcctcgcccagtCCCTctcgtacacgtcgccgGAAACGCCGACGGAGTTactcctcccgccgcggctcaaCCTGGACATGGCCGTCGTGATGGACACCCCCCCagccgcggcttcgagctTACCTGGAGGAACCGCGACGGCCAACGTGTCTCGTATGACCCTGTCCTTCAGACGCctgtcctcctccgtcgtgcaggtgagcgacggcgacgcgttgaCCTCGATGAGCCAAGGCttgaggcgctcgtcgatcAGCAGGTCGTACCCGTAGAGTTCGAAGCATCGCCGGTCGTTGATGATGACGTTCTGGACCGACTTGAGCGAGTAGATGATCGCCTCGTTGATTCCCCAGAACAGCTCATCCGCCACGGACTCGGAACGCGTGCCGGCGATGTACAGCCGGAGCAGGTGGATGGGCCACTTGTTGCCGTGCGACTCGTTGTAATCGTCGCCCCGTTTCTGGATGGCGACGTTGGTGAGGTGGACGAACGGGTTGTCCATCTCAGACTTGGCCTCGCTGTAGGACACCGAGCAGAACCTGGCGAAGCCGAGGCGAGACGTAAACGCTCGAAGCGGCCTGTAGCTCGTGACGACGACGTACACGCGCAGGTCAAACTTCTTGCCCCCGATTAAGAGCGGATCCTGGACGTACCTCGACACGATGTACGACTCCGTCTTTTCgttctccgcgcgtcgctcctcggcgctctTCCACTGCGCCGAGGAGccgtccttggcggcgtACCCGTTGCTCCATTTTTTAATCTGCGTCAACTTGTTGATGAGGAAGATGCCTTTGCCCTGAGCCTTGCCCACGGGTTTCATGATCCACGTGCGAtccggacgacgccggaacTCCTCGACGAACAGCGAGTAGTCGGACGGCAGCGAGAACGTCGCGGGGACGAAGTCCAGCTTGGGCAGGAGCTCGGTGGCCGACATGCCGGTGTTGTTGAAGTTTCCGTTCGTTTGGCCCGCTCCGttcgcctccagcgcggcctCCTTCTCGCACGCCTTCCGCCACCGCGTGATGTTCTTGACCATCAAGTCCTTACGCGTGAGCTCGTAGTGGTTCGGGAAGTGGTTCACGATCTGGTGGTCCCCGAGCCGGATGCCGTTCTCGGGAGCGAAGATCTGCTTGATTGTGCTCACGCTCGCCCAGAAGACGTgccagtcgtcgtcgtatcGAGGGTCCCATCGctcccacccgcggcgctcgaagTTGCACGTCACCACGTGCTTGTCGAAGTCGGTGCGATACTTCAGGGGCTCACCCATGGCCGCACccgaccgcgcgccaccgacTGGTGTGGTTCGAAAACAGACTCGTCGCTGTCGAAACATTCACGACTGACTTTACCCGTGCACGAAACTTACACAACGGCGTTACTAGCGAGAGCTATGGCGAGCAAGGCGGCACGTTCTCCTGGATCCACTTCAccatcgcctcctcgtcgatctcctcctcctaCCCAGATGCTCTCACCCGGGCTCCCACCCGGGCTCGGGCTTTCGAATCCACCGAGCGACGTAGAAACCGTCGCAACCGTGAAGGTCAGGTCGCAGCGCGAAACcgtgcgacggcgcgaccgtaccgtcgtccatcgcgtttccgtcctcgtcgacgtcatcccgcgccacgtcgccctcgtccacgtcccccGTGACGTCGTCAGGCGCCAACGGCCAGTGCGCCTCGAAAGGCACCGGGACGAAGTCATCCCCGAATCTCGTGTCGAACCAAGCGCGCACGCACTCGTTCTCTTCCCTCAGAAGCGAACACGTCGCGtacacgagcgcgccgccgttcggaCGGCAAAGccccgcagccttggcgaggaTCCGCCGCTGAACTTCGGGAAGGGACAGGTCATCGCGGGTACCCCTGCTGCCGTCCGTGACCGGAGACGAGCCGTTACGACCGTTTTCGCCGGCTGTGTCGCccaacgcgtcgacgtccacctcggcaaagacgccgtcgccgtcgccgtcgccccacgCCGTCGAGTACCGAAGGGGGTCGCGTCGGTCGCTATCCGCGTTGTCATCACCGTCGTCTCCCTGCGCGCCCTCCTTCCACTCcgccacgtcgccggcgatgagCCAGCGCATGGACGGCGTCCTTCGCATCGCGCCCGTGGATGAGCACGGCGCGTCGCAGAGCACCAGATCGTACCTCGGGTCGGCTACATCTACGCGCCCGTCCACGCATCTCTCGCCGTTacccacccgcgcggcgtcgcgcatctTCTCCAACGAGACGACGCGCACGTTCCCCgcaacgccggcgcgctcggcgttgCTCTCGAGGTGTCTCAGACGtctggcgtcgacgtcgaacgcgtctATAACGTACCCGTCGATGGTTCCGACGTCCACGCGGCGCGACAGCTCAGACGCCATCGCCAGCGTCTTGCCGCCGTTACCGGCGCACATGTCGAGCacccgcacgcggcggcccCTCTGGCGGCGcgtctccgtctccgtctctGTCTCGTCTAGTCTCGACGAGACGCTCGATTCGCCCACcgcatcgacggcggcgcgcgccaccgcctggGACCCCGCGTCCTGAATCTCGAACCACCCCTCGCGCCAGCTGTCTAACCGAAACGGCGATCGGTTCTTGGGAAACACGATCGCGTCGGgtgcgcccgccgccggcgtcgtgatgaccgacgccctcggctccccgcgctcctccgcctccgccccgagGTTCAACTGCCACTGCGTCATGTCGACGCTCTCCACCCCTTCGTTCCGCAGCCTCCCTAGCAACGACTGAACATCCGACTGCTTCGCGCGGTTCAGTCGGCCGAACATCGGCGCCTTGCGAagcagcgacgcggcgacgcgatcggcgacgtccgcgccgtgctgGTCGAtgagcttggcggcgagccACGTCGGGACGGAGCGTCGGGCGGCGAGTGCCGTCGCGGGATCCGCGGGCCACTGCATCGaatccgcgtcggcgacgacggcgcgaatAGCCCGCAgtttcgccgcgtcgaagcaCGTGTCCCGaagcacagctgtgtcgccagctgtgtcgtcatattcgccagctgtgtcgtcgtccagccCGGCCCAGTGCGCGGCGAtcatggcgtccgcggcgtcgaggtacGAGAGCTCGTCGGGGGGAAGGTCGtcctcgcacgcgtccgcgatctCCTGGTCGCAGAGCACCGCCCACAGCGCCGCTCTGCCAAATTTTGGGACGGTGATGTTGTCGGGATCCATGGCGGCGAGATGGGCGAGATACGCGAGACGGAGGCGGTTCACCTCggacgcgaggacggcgtcggcgatggcgccgcgctcggcgttcgtgggcgcgtcgctcccgggccatcgcgccgggtcgttctcgtcgtagACGAGCGATCCCCGCGGGCGGTActgcgcgcggagcgcctgCCGCATCACCTTCTGCGCGTCTGTTCCGGggttggcgaggacgcgcgcgagcgcctcgacggatCTCGCGTGAACCAGGGGCCATCGCACGGGTTCCGCGGGGGGTCCGACCTttgcggcgagcgcgggggaaTCGTCCGCGTGCGAGAaggaccgccgcgtcgcgacttCGCGCGCCTCTGCGAGTTTCGGTTCCAGCTGTGGCCTCTCGATCTCTCGTCGCGATGATGATGCCTCCACGTCCGCCTGGttcggctccgtcgcgcggacgggacgcggatctcgacgacgcgagacgcgacgacgaggacgcggacgtggtacccgcgccgccgtcgccgcggtcgcgaggaccggcgcggaggcCGCCATGATTCGCTGCGCCGGTGCCAGTGGCCACAACAATCCCTAGAACTCGGTTGTTACGAAGGTAATTTACTGACTTCTTGTGCACCCGCCGTTCAGCCAGAGCCACCCGCCCACCATGTCTTCCAGGGGTCTTGCGCGGCTGGTccggcgcctcgcgtcgaccggcgcgccgtccccgaaGGTCGCATCCGCGAGCCACCTCGGCGCAATCAAGTGCGACAACCAGGGCAACGCGTGGAAGGTGGAGGTGCAGGTGGGCCGGGGGTCCGGGTTGCTCGGGCACCTCCACCCCAGGGACGCGCCGCTCCTGGAGCGGACGGGTTCGTTCGGCGATACCCCCGCGACGCTCACGTCGCGACCGGGGATGCTCATCGCGAGGTTCCAGCCGTTCAGCGCGGTCATCGGGGACAGCTGCGCGCTTCTCATGGACTCCGACCGCGCGTCCTCCAAGGTGCGCTTCGGGTGCCCACCCGAAATTCCGGCGTTTCCGCATccgggccgccgcgacctGACCCCTGCCCCTCCCGTGACCCCGCCGTTtccaggccgccgccggcgccatcgcgggcgtgATGAGCAGCAAaagcgcggacgacgcgggcacgcccctcaccgacgcggtcgccgcctcctccgaggGCATCGACCCCATCGTGCACGCCAGAatcgccacctcctccgtcgAGCACAAAACatcggcatcctcctcctctgcGGACATCCCGGTGGACGACTTTCCcttgcgcgcgctcgagtgcgtcctcgacgaggccaCGGGCTACTATCATCAGAAGATGCGGCGGCTGAAGCTGCTCACCGACTACTGTCTGGAGACCATCACGGACGAGCTcaagacgacgaggagcggcgTGGCGGGCGAGGCTGGCTTCCAGAGGCTGCTCCCGCTCCGGCGAGCCATGACCGAGCTCGAGAACGACATCAGGGAGGCACACCACGCCATATCCGACGCGATGAGatccgacgagcgcgtcgacggcttgCTGCCGCGGTGCTCCAGGGTTGCgtacgccggggacgggagGAACAGCCTCAACGCTAACCTCAACGCTAACCTCAACGCTTGCGAAGGCGcttccgacgcggcgacggcgaacgacggAAAACGCACGGAAAACGCCTCCGAGGGCGAACtgagcgaggcggaggtggtggCGCGGCGTAAGGCGACCGTGCGTTTGCTGCAGACGCACCTGTGGCGCATACGCGCGGCCGGGGGTCAGCTGGAGGAGATGTCGAGACAGGTTGAGGACACGCGGCAGGTTTGGGAACTCTTCCTCGACGGGGTGCGCAACAGGACCGTGCGGCTCAATCTGCAagcgacgatcgcgacgctcgcgctgacCGTGACGGCCgtgcccgcgtcgctcgcggggaTGAACATACCGAGCGGGTTGGAGCACGCGCATCCGTTCGTCTTTTGGGGAATAaccgcgggcctcgcggcggcgtcggcggctacGTGGGGACGTTTCATGGGAATATACCGCGGGGGAACCGGGCTGTCcagcgcgcgggccgcggaCCTGCGGGCGCTACGATTCGTGCTGCAGCGCATGGACgaactcgacgacgcgatgcgcgtGCGAGGTGAGGGTGGTAAGGGCGCGGTGAAGACGAGGGATGACCTCGCGGGGGTGGTGAGGGAAGCCGGTTTGCACTcgggcctcgacggcgtcaacgtcgcggcgctggatcccgcggcgctcgagctgctGTTCAAGGTGTTCGAcagggacggggacgggcggaTCAACCCGAGCGAGGAGTGGGTGATCCGGCCGTGGCCGTTGAGGGACGAgaaccggcgcggggacgacgtcaTGGGGACCTAgtctcgcgcgcctcggctgTCGCGTCTCTTTAAATATCATCGCCTGCTCGCGCGAGACCTGGCGGACGAACCACCAGACGCGGACCCACTCTCGCGCATCATGCTCCGcacgctcggcggcgccccccccgtatcgcgcgacgtcctaccgcctcctcctcctcctacTCCTCCTCCCACGGGCCTCGCGCGTTCCTTCTCCTTTTCGCCCTCCTGCGCAATCTTCGCCAGCACCGCTTCCTCGTCCACCTGCACGGACCGCGAGTACTCCTTGAAGCTCTCGTCGGTTTCGCGCCtctgcgcctcctcgaggtagcgcgcgcggcgatagAGCACGGTGTCCACGTGCGTTCTGTGCTGCACCGCGAGGTCCAGCGCCCTCCGCCAGTTGAACAGTCGCACGTGCATGTCGATGGCCCTGTACACGGCACCCGCTTGCAACAAAATCGACTCGGCCTCGTCCGGTTTGCGCCGAAACAGCGCCAGCTCAGCCATCCGCCCCTCCTCCGTCGGAATCTTCTTGATCGCCTGCACAAACTGCACCttctccacctcctccaccgccgcgtacgcAATCTCCGCGGTGTTCAGGTCCTTGTTCGccaccgccatcgccgcgaggcaggCCCACATCGAGTCGTCCTTCACGAAACGGCACAGACGAATCGCGCGGTCCCACTGGTTCGCCAAGACGTGTTTGTAAAGcaccggcgcgtgcgcgctcaCCGAGCACGCGATTCTCGCGCCATCCACCCTGCGCACcgtgcaccgcgcgccgtcgaacgcgacgatgcgcggGGACTTGCCAAAGTCGACGCCCGCTTGACCGGCGTGCTTGACCAGCTTCGTCCGGGGCGCCAAGTCCGGGTCGACGTAGAAAGCGTCGGGATAGTACCACGCGTGCAGCGTACCGTCGcacatcgcggcgagcatgtCCGTCGTGTCGCTCCAccgcacgtcgtcgaccaTCGTCGCCAGCTTGACGATGGACGTAttggacgcgcggcgagtgGTACCCGCCGGTGAGTGCGGGGAACCTCCAACGAGCGCGTGATTTTCGTCGGCACCGCGTCGGAGCACCGGGACGACGTAGACGTCGCGGTTGGCGTCGACAAAGGCGCATCGTCGATCGGGCGCTTGGCCGTTTTGCGACAGCGCCACGTGAACGACGTCCAAGTCGTGCGTCACGTCCGTACCCACGGGCCTACCAGCGTTCGTGTCGAGGaatcggacgacgcgcgcgtcgttcctgtccacgacggcgcacgtgtcgggggcgagcgcgacgacgccgtccgaCAGCGACTCGGGCCGCGCGAAGCCCTGCGTCTTGAGCTCGCAAATCATTCGCCCCTCGTACCCGTataccctcgcggcgccgccgtccgcgcctcccgtGCACAGCAAAAAGCACGCGCGGCACTGCAGCACCAGGGTGACGACGTCCCGCACGTCCAGCACGCACGCGGGTTGGTTGGACCACCGGCCGGTCTGTACGTCCGCTCTGTACACGCAAACCTGGTTCGTCGTGACGCACACCAAGTACCCGTGCGCGAgcgacagcctcgacgccctgTCTCTCAGCtcgatcgtcgacgacgtgttcTCCCGTGACACGCACCTGACGATCACGGCGTGCGGATCCGCCTCGCTCAcggacgcctcggcgtcgccccacTCCTTCGCATCTCCAACGGTTcccgcgacgaagacgtatccgcccccgccgcaacccgcgagcgtcgtcccGTCGGGGGACCACGCCAAACCAAACACGCTGCCGAAGCCGTCGGCTAATTGGCATTTAccgccgcccggggacgACCACCCCGTCCTGTCGCACAGGTACGCGCGCTCGAAGGATCCGACGGCGAACAcgtccccgcccggcgcccacgcgcacgacgtcgtcgggtgGTCCATCGTGGGCGACGCGTACAGCGTTCGGCCGAACGCGTCCCACACGCGGTACCTGCAGTCCTCGCCTCCGGacacgatgacgtcgccccgcggggaccagtccaccgcgagcaccgcgccgtcgtgcgcCTTCCACCGTATCGTCTTGCGCCCGCCGGGGTCCGCGGATTTCACGTACAGGTCTTTGCCgcatcccgcggcgacggcgtcgcacgaGGGCGACCACGAGATGGCGTGGATGGCGTGTTGGAGCtgctcgagcaccgcgcggagcaTGCCGTTCCTGCCCCACGTCTTCAGCgctccgtcctcgccgcacgtcgcgagcgcggttccGTCGGGGTTCCATCGGAGGGAGACGCACGCCCCGCGGTGCGCGTCCGGGACGTGCCGCTCCACGCGACCGCCTCTCGTGAGGATCCGGAAGCATCCGTCCGAGAAGGAGCACGCGAACACGTCGTTGCCGCCGGTGGATCCGCCGCCTTTACCCGCGG
It encodes the following:
- the IFT80 gene encoding intraflagellar transport 80 (Intraflagellar Transport or IFT refers to the cellular process essential for the formation and maintenance of eukaryotic cilia and flagella) — translated: MRLNVTSTSNVHKELVACVGWNAFNELYSCGDDKTVSRWDINGDAGGKVRTDRYVTDMHWFPAGKGGGSTGGNDVFACSFSDGCFRILTRGGRVERHVPDAHRGACVSLRWNPDGTALATCGEDGALKTWGRNGMLRAVLEQLQHAIHAISWSPSCDAVAAGCGKDLYVKSADPGGRKTIRWKAHDGAVLAVDWSPRGDVIVSGGEDCRYRVWDAFGRTLYASPTMDHPTTSCAWAPGGDVFAVGSFERAYLCDRTGWSSPGGGKCQLADGFGSVFGLAWSPDGTTLAGCGGGGYVFVAGTVGDAKEWGDAEASVSEADPHAVIVRCVSRENTSSTIELRDRASRLSLAHGYLVCVTTNQVCVYRADVQTGRWSNQPACVLDVRDVVTLVLQCRACFLLCTGGADGGAARVYGYEGRMICELKTQGFARPESLSDGVVALAPDTCAVVDRNDARVVRFLDTNAGRPVGTDVTHDLDVVHVALSQNGQAPDRRCAFVDANRDVYVVPVLRRGADENHALLATMVDDVRWSDTTDMLAAMCDGTLHAWYYPDAFYVDPDLAPRTKLVKHAGQAGVDFGKSPRIVAFDGARCTVRRVDGARIACSVSAHAPVLYKHVLANQWDRAIRLCRFVKDDSMWACLAAMAVANKDLNTAEIAYAAVEEVEKVQFVQAIKKIPTEEGRMAELALFRRKPDEAESILLQAGAVYRAIDMHVRLFNWRRALDLAVQHRTHVDTVLYRRARYLEEAQRRETDESFKEYSRSVQVDEEAVLAKIAQEGEKEKERARPVGGGVGGGGGGRTSRDTGGAPPSVRSMMRESGSASGGSSARSRASRR
- a CDS encoding predicted protein, encoding MSSRGLARLVRRLASTGAPSPKVASASHLGAIKCDNQGNAWKVEVQVGRGSGLLGHLHPRDAPLLERTGSFGDTPATLTSRPGMLIARFQPFSAVIGDSCALLMDSDRASSKAAAGAIAGVMSSKSADDAGTPLTDAVAASSEGIDPIVHARIATSSVEHKTSASSSSADIPVDDFPLRALECVLDEATGYYHQKMRRLKLLTDYCLETITDELKTTRSGVAGEAGFQRLLPLRRAMTELENDIREAHHAISDAMRSDERVDGLLPRCSRVAYAGDGRNSLNANLNANLNACEGASDAATANDGKRTENASEGELSEAEVVARRKATVRLLQTHLWRIRAAGGQLEEMSRQVEDTRQVWELFLDGVRNRTVRLNLQATIATLALTVTAVPASLAGMNIPSGLEHAHPFVFWGITAGLAAASAATWGRFMGIYRGGTGLSSARAADLRALRFVLQRMDELDDAMRVRGEGGKGAVKTRDDLAGVVREAGLHSGLDGVNVAALDPAALELLFKVFDRDGDGRINPSEEWVIRPWPLRDENRRGDDVMGT